The stretch of DNA TACGAGGCCGAGTGGGGCAAGGCGGTGGATCCCGAAGAGGTCCGCAAACGCCTCAAGGCCAATCCCGAGATCAAGCTGGTCTATACCACCCTGAACGAGACCTCGACCGGGGTCGTCAACGACATAGAGGCCCTGACCAAGGTCGCCCATGAGGCAGGGGCCTTGATCGTGGTCGACGCCATTTCGGGGTTGGGGGCCATGCCCTGCGAAACGGACGCCTGGGGCATCGATCTGGTGCTTTCGGGTTCACAAAAAGGGTTCATGATCCCTCCTGGGTTGGGTTTCGTTTGCGCGGGTCCCAAGGCGGTCGAGAAGAGCAAGATGGCCAAAAATCCCCGCTATTACTTCAGTTATGAAAAGGCCATCAAAAAACTAGTGGAAGAAAAAATGCCGGACACTCCCTTCACCCCTGCTATTTCCCTCATCATTCAACTGAAAAAGGCCCTGGAATTGATGAAAGAAGAGGGGATGGAGAACGTCTGGAAAAGGCATGCGGGCCTGGCCAAAGCCACCCGGGCGGGTGTGGAAGCCTTGGGCCTCCAGATATTCGCCCCGACGGCCCCCTCCAACGCCTTGACCGCCGTGGTCTC from bacterium encodes:
- a CDS encoding alanine--glyoxylate aminotransferase family protein — encoded protein: MRKKYIMAPGPTPIPAEVLAEASMMIPHHRTPQFQAIFKAAHEGLQMIFRTKQPVMTFASVGTGVMESAVANLTSPGEKVLVAAAGHFGNRWKDICAVYGVSSEHYEAEWGKAVDPEEVRKRLKANPEIKLVYTTLNETSTGVVNDIEALTKVAHEAGALIVVDAISGLGAMPCETDAWGIDLVLSGSQKGFMIPPGLGFVCAGPKAVEKSKMAKNPRYYFSYEKAIKKLVEEKMPDTPFTPAISLIIQLKKALELMKEEGMENVWKRHAGLAKATRAGVEALGLQIFAPTAPSNALTAVVSPEGIDSGLINKTFRDTYGISIAGGQAKVKGKIFRLGHLGYVDGSDVILGVGILEMVLHKVGKKVPLGAGVKAAEEILLAENL